TTTGAGAAGTGGATGATTACATATGATTTTGTGTGAGCACCAACTTGCTAGGGTTTTATAACTTCTATTGTAACCCCCTTTTAAGGTTAACACTATCATTATATTTGAAAGCATCTAAGGTAGGTATTGTTCCATCATGGTTaatcttggttacaaagataaatagttgatcactacacatatgggtttaaccatataatgtagcacaaggtttttcttatgttcaagaattgaagcataagatttatttgatgtgcaaatctagggttcaaatgctatttacctaatgtcacatgggttgaatcttacttgtggtttaggttttatttgtgatcacccaagtgatacacaaactagggttgagagttaattctaggttgtagagatgagataacaccatattgcatgtgctagggtttaatctcccctaaccatgataaggtggttgcttacttaacattttatgttctcctctagttactaagatattgagaattggttttatcttctaccaatagatttctattattatccttaatttattattgaagtaactagagtggttatggttcttttatAGTTAATTTTGGTTATATGGATgattggtttctcaccatataaagtatggagttttactctaaggttttcttatgtttcttaggtgaagaataagtggaatgtagttgtggtagaattctacttatgatcaccaagtggttcacaagttcagGTTGGGATGTAAGTCAGGTTTGCTTacaagttacctccctatgatttcatgtggtgaatgatatctacttatcctattaggatttatcttatcctcacatatctcaagagcatgatcatggtttaaacatgatcaacttgttcttaatatctctacctcaagttctaagagtttatgatcatcacttaatttataatgatcagggtttggcttcctaaggtatctcttatGAACTAGTTTCTCACTTCCAAGATCAAGTGTTATCTTGAATAACAAAGGTATCTTACTTCTCTTATATTTCCTTAGGTGGACATGGTTGTGGTTATTTCAAtaggttatatcccaggagaatgcctgagataattacttatgATTCTTCTCAAGGTATGATGATATAATCACCTGGTTCTATAAATAGATCTCTCTCACCATTCAAGTGTtggctcaactaacttgagtgtaacactatagcttgagctctctcatCTAGGAATGGATTATCCTAGGGTTTATGGTATGTTCACCAGATCTCATTAGATAATAAAGGGTTAAGTAtccacctagatgcttagttggattagttgctACTTTACTTCATCATTTCATAGGTATGATCTTACTCCATTTGGTATTGGCTATTTCACCATTCCCAAAAGGaatggtttaactcctaatactttagttcaatggtgtccttgattcttaattaggtaaagctgggattagtatgaatggtctctctcatttgggaaggacttcaacactaacctaagtttaggctccatagagaatgatgtgatcatcaatatctaggtttaacataattgggttctctctctagggatggtctggaataatatcctagggtttctcttgaagataaggttttgaatacttggatgtatatccaaggtttagctcaaggtttgttattgcttctctaataattatagtagaactctcacctctcttggtttgatgtatagtaatttgaaatagagaagaatttatatttctagagttgatctccttatcttgcttccaagattaaagtagaatggatttcatagggtttatgataagaccaaggattagtttaaggcaTGGAAAAGCTAAGTCAATaatagtttctccattttattgttacttgatttgcaattgaattgatgttcatatgccatgacaaggattaccatattttaATCTTTTATAAGGTCAagaaattgatcattgagtaaagtgttgttgtgttgattattagttccatttgatctaaccccttagatcaaatcatctctacccaaaacaaggtttaagcaaagtcacattgaggtttatagcgcttgacttgatgagctacttcaattccaccaaggtcaagtgaaacttcagttactgtgactgttttactttaaagcgcgaaaattccccagattttctatgcatgaatgcaatgcacacatctgtttcctctatttttgtaaccccattacctgggatattacaccttTCCACTTCATCCCCGACATCCACTTCCTCTCGCATCATCGTCGGTAACGGTGTTGGTCTTCCCATCTCTCATATTGGCTCCACTCCTTTTCCTTCTAACTCTACACCGTTGTCTCTTAATAATGTCTTAGTTTCACCACAACTTGTTCAGAACCTAGTTTCCGTCAAAACTCTCTCTCGTGATAACTCTGTAACTGTGGAATTTGACGAGTTTGGTTTTTCTGTAAAGGACGCCCGTACCCGGATGGTTTTGCACCGTTGTGAGAGTCCCGGCGACCTGTACCCCGTTCAGCCGTCTCCCTCCACTCACGCTGCACCTCGGGCGCTCTCTGCCGGCGTCGACCTTTGGCACGCTCGTCTTGGCCATCCCAGCTCCACCTCGCTCCATCAAATAATGagaggcttttctttttcatgtAATAAAATGGCGGCTCACTCATGTGATGCCTACCGACCAGGCAAACATGTTCGGCTTCCTTTTAGTACTTCATCCACAGTTGCATCTTTTCCCTTTCAATTACttcatagtgatgtatggacGTCCCCTATACCGAGTCATTCTGGTTTTCTTTATTATCTTGTTATTCTCGATGATTTTTCTCACTTTGTCTGGACTTTTCCTCTTCGTAAGAAATCTGATGTTGCCTCCACACTCACCGCCTTTTATTCTTATGTGTCTACGCAGTTCGGTCATCCCATCTTCGCCCTCCAAACTGACAACGGCAAGGAGTTCGACAACACCACCATCCTAACCCTCCTCTCCACCCACGGCACCATCTTTCGCCTAACCTGCCCATACATCTCCCAGCAGAACGGCCGCGCCGAGCGCGTCCTACGCACTCTAAATGACTGCGTCCATACTCTCTTGTTCCACGCCCACATGCCCCCCCAGTTCTGGCCGGACGCCCTCTCCACCGCCACCCTCCTAGTCAACCTACGCCCATGTCGCCCTCGCTGGAATTACACACCCCATAACCTCCTGTTTGGCTCACCCCCTTCATACGACGGTCTCCGCATTTTCGGTTGTCGTTGTTTCCCTAGCACCGCTGCCACCACCCCTCATAAACTCGCACCTCGCTCCATTCTGTGTGTATTTCTCGGTTACCCGGCTAACACCAAAGGCTACCGTTGCTATGATCCGGTATCTCATCGCGTCATCACGtcccggcacgtgtactttgatGAGCACTGTTTTCCATTTGCACAGGAACAGGTGAGGACTTCTCCTCCCGCGACTGACAGTCCGCGGCGTCGCGGCCCTACCTTGGTGGAGGTCCCTGGCTCGGCAGCGCCCCCGCGCGCTCCCTCTACTCCAGCTGCGACGCCTCCCGTGACGCCCTCGAGCACTGTCTCGGGCTCACACGTGGCGCCCTTGAGCCCCGCCTCGGGCGCCGCTACCTCGCCCCCGACACCGCCTGCGTCGCCCTCGAGCACTGCCTCGGGCACCGCCGTGTCATCTGCGCCCTCTACCGCGTCGCCCTCGAGCCCCAGCTCGGGCGATGCCTCACCTCCGGCCCTGCCTCCGgccccgcctccgcctcctccgccgccggcgaCGGGCCCCCTCACGCGCACCCGTGCGGGGATTCGCGTCCCGAGCAGGCGGTACCCCTCGGACGAGTATGTCTGCACCGCGTCGACTTCCGCGCCTTCACCAGCCACACAGTCGCCCCTGCCCGCCTCTGCCCGGGCTGCTCTCCGCGACCCACAGTGGTTTGCGGCCATGCGTGACGAGTTCGACGCCCTGCAGCGGAACCAGACATGGACGCTTGTTCCCCGCCCCCCTCACGCCAACATCATCACCgggaagtgggtcttcaagcacaagttccATCCGGACGGTACTCTCGACCGCCACAAGGCGTGGTGGGTGGTTCGTGGTTTTCGCCAGCGCGCCGGCGTCGACTTCACCGACACCTTCGCCCCGGTTGTCAAGCCCGGGACGATCCACACTGTTCTTCAGCTCGCGGTCTACCGTGCATGGCCCGTGcatcagatggacgtctccaacgccttccttCACGGCCATCTAGAGGAACAGGTCTTCTGCCAGCAACCCACTGGTTTCGTCGACAGCGCCCACCCCGACCATGTGTGCCTGCTCTCGCGCTCGTTATACGGGCTCAAGCAGGCTCCACGCGCCTAGTACCAGCGCATCGCAGTGTTTCTTCACCAACTCGGCTTCCGCTCCACCCGCTCTGATGCATCGCTGTTCGTGTACAACAAAGACGCCACTACCGCGTACTGCtgctctacgtcgacgacatcatcttaACGGCCAGCTCCACGGACCTCCTGCGACAGCTCACAGAGCGTCTTCGCGCTGAGTTTCTCTCAAGGACTTGGGGCCTctgcactacttcctcggcatcgaggtcgtaCGTCGCACCGACGGCTTCTTCCTTCATCAGCGCAAGTACGCCCATGAGCTCCTGGACCGCGCCGGTATGCTTAATTGCAAACCCACGGCCACGCCGATCGACACGAAGTCCAAGCTCTCCGCCACAGACGGTTCCCTGGCCACAGATGCGTCATCTTATcgctccatcgtcggtgcccTGCAGTACCTCACCTTGACTCGCCCCGAGCTGCAGTATGCTGTTCAACAGGTGTGCCTTCACATGCACGCTCCGCGGGATCCTCATTGGGCTGCGGTCAAGCTGATCCTCCGCTACATTCGTGGTACCATGGACTTCGGTCTCTCTCTCCACGCCTCCACCGCCACGGACAtcgtcgcctactcggacgcCGATTGGGCCGGCTGCCCAGACACGCGTCGCTCCACGTTCGGCTACTGCGTCTACTTCGGACCTTCGCTCATCTCCTGGTCGTCTAAGCGACAGCCCACGGTCTCTCGCTCCAGCGCCGAAGCGGAGTACCGGGCTGTTGCTAACGTGGTTGCTAAGGTCTCCTGGCTGCGGCAACTCCTCGTTGAGCTCTCATGTCCTGTCGCCAAAGCCACCGTGGTCTACTGCGACAATGTCTCCgccgtctacctctccgccaacccggtccaccatcgccgcaccaagcatattgagCTGGACATCCATTTTGTTCGGGAACAGGTGGCCCTTGGACACATTCGAGTTCTTCATGTGCCCACCTCCCAACAATTTGCGGATATCATGACAAAGGGTCTTCCTACGGCATCTTTTGAGGAGTTCCGGTCCAGTCTATGCGTTCGACCAGGCGACGCTTGCgggtgttgagatacatatcttgtatatccggatgtgtatcctccgtagttattgtatagcgatacatatctttgtatttactattgggcccgcctccttccttgtatagtcgaggacgtggcctatatatgtaccgtCATATGCATCCGATCAATACATCGAGCATTGCATCTCTCTTTACACAGATTCTGTATAGATAGTTCAAAGTGATCTTTTCAAAGGCATGGCCAACACCCAACAGTTGCTGGGTCCTCTCTCCATTGGAGCTTCCAAAAGATGGCGTGTCTTGAAATTATCCTGAGGGTGCAGTAGTGCCGCCCACAGAAAATTTGGCATTTCTGTTGCTCTTTTTGATTGCTTTACTGACAGTAATTAATTAGTCCTGGATTTTTCATCATTTTAGGCATGAATAGAAGCAGACTTTCAGATTTTAAGACTAATAATATATTACACAATACTATTAAGACTAGATGCTTAAAAATATACACATGACTTTTTTTTCTTTCTGAAAATTGCTTACACAGCATGCAATTTGATTGGATATAAATATTTGCAATACTCCCTCTATTCCATATTAGTTGTCGCTGATTCAGTAGTTAGTGGTCGGATCTACAGTACCTTACTGAGGCCCTGACGATCTAGTAATTAGTGGTCGGCCTGAAACCCTGTACTCGGTTTCTACGAAACCGGGCGGAGCAGCTGCAGCTGATTTTGTGAGGTTTCCGAGTTGTGCATCCAGCTATCAGCCCCGCGCCATAGCTCGGAACCATGGAGGAGCAGGGCGGGAGCAGTCCTATGGTTTTGTTTCTAGCGCCCCATATTTGCCCTCGCATGCGTCTCATGCACTGCACTATTGTATGCACTTTTTTTTTTAATCATTTTGACAATCCAGCATCGCCGCTGTGCGCACGATAAGCTGTTTCTTCAGTAGTACTTGACAGCTGAGGACCAAAAGCGCGTTGTCTTGATTTTCTTGTCATTAAACAATGCTATTTTTgtgcacgaccaagccggaaatggtgaatggaacctgggtgcgcgcgcacccgttTACGAAAAGTttaaaaaaatgctatttaaaagttttaaaaaaatgtgaagtaaatttttgcatgtatatattatgttgatacttactcgtgtgtgtTTTCATGGAAAAATATCATTgtgtgtgacctacacaaaaatgacaaaatgcaaattcctattcctgtgaatagtcaaattcctattcactattctcatttggacattttgtcatttttatgcaggccacacacaatggtattttttcgtgaaaactcacacgaataagtatcaacataatatgtacatgcaaaattttacttcacatttttttgaaacttttaaataacatttttttgaacttttcgtaaatgggtgcgcgcgcacccaggttccattAGCTCCTTATTGAGGGCTCCCATAACGGACTGAGATCCGGTGCCTCGCTGAAGGCAAGGCACGGAGCGCCTTGAGGCATAAAATCCACCGTCCAGCTTCATCCAACGGACAACAGCGCAAGGCAACGGGTCAGAAACGAGTCAATCCTCAGAAACGAGCCTCGTCATTCGGATAAGGACAGCGGGCAGCTCTTGGGGCGGAGCTTGCCGgtccggccgccgccgctgcgcccaCCTCCGCAACGACGGAGCTCTGGACGCCAGCTCCCTCCGCCCACCTCCGGCCGCGGAGAAAATGTCCGTGACGGCACCGGAGAAAACGGCCACGGTGCCCTCCACCCTCCTTTGGCTGCTCGCTCCTTCCACCTCTGATGGATTTCTTGGACTGCTCTCTGACGCTCCGTCTGCCCTTCCTTAACTCTGGTAGCCAGGAGCCCAAGAAAGATTGCACTCACAGTTCTTTCAGACGGACAGTTTCAGTTCAGGAGTAAAAAGTTCACGAGCATTGTTCAGTTAATACGCACGGCACAACATCTGGTCATTTTCAGTTCAGCAAAATAACAACAATTTGGCAAGGACGGCCGCTATTTTGATGGACCAGGAATGGTCGTCAGAGAGAGCAGAACTAGGTGTCGGATGGGCTCTCGCCGGTGGCCGTCGGGCGGGCAGAGCGAGCTGTGGGATGGGGGCGGAGGAGCAGCTGGAGAGGCGGAGCGAGTAGAGGCAGGTCCGCGGACGCGCAACAAGCAGGGCAGAGGCGGAGATGGAGGCTCCCTTTCCCACGGCGGCGCTGTCGAGCGGCGGTAGTAGCTTTGCCAGGGAGTAGCCATCAGCGCCTTTGTTTCCTGTGTCGATACTTTACCTCGCGAGCGCGTCAAAACGGGCATGACTAACCTAATTAGGCATTGACTCGTTTTCGTCCGTTGGATGAAGCTGGACGGTGGATTCTATGCCTCAAGGTGCTCCGTGCCTTGCCTTCAGCGAGGCACCGGATCTCAGTCCTCTCATAACTGCCAATTGGCAAATCCTGACCATACCTAATAAAGATCTCAGAATTCTCTACTCTAACCAATTCTAGTATTTATGTACTATGTCAGAACTTGGAACTCCACACTGCAATCCATTTCCATGTGAACCCATGACTGTACTGAAGTACTCTACTATTCCAATACTTAattagattttgataattgttgTTCTAGCTGAATCTTCTTTCAGTACATGCATCTGAAAATGTGATTCACAAGGTTTAGCATTATACATTCTAGAATGAAGGAATTTGTGCTGCTATAACATGTAAAAGGTATACTGTTAAGATATGgcatcaaacaaaaaaaaaacgtaCTCTTTCAACACAGAACTCTCAGTTCATTACACATTGCTTAACCTGATACAAGTTAAATGTTCAAAGTAACCACCTGCACAGGGTTCTCCTTGCCAACAACAAATGATCGAGATACCTTTCCTGAGGGTGTCGCTATTTCTACCGTGTATGAACCATGGTAGCCTCTGAATTTGAACTCCCCATGGTAATCAATGTCACCATTGGTTTGGGTTAACCACTCTTTCTTCATAGCAAGATACCTTTTGCCAGCCTCGTTGATTGTTCCATCAGCGTCGACCAGGTGAGCATGTTCACGAAACATGAACGCCTCCCAGAATCCCCATAGGACAACCCCCTCCACAGCAGGATGCGCGAAGCATTCGCGGAGGCACACCTCGAAATCGTCAGCTCGTATGTGTTCGTTCTCTGCCGAGACATCCAGTTCTGTAATCCAAATCGGTAGACCCAATATGGCCAGTTTATCTAGGGAGTCACATATGATATCTCCCACTGGATGGCTGATATGACCTTGCACACCAATCCCACCAACTGGTGCGCCCCGTTCCTGGAGATCAACAATCTGCTCGATGAACTTCTCTGGGGTGGATTTCGAATCACATCCATCCTCAACGTTGTAATCATTAACAAAGAGGACGGCTGAAGGATCAAGTTTATGTGCTTCCCTGAACATGTGAGCCCTAATATCCCTTCCAAGTCTATCTTGATAGAAAGACCCATGCAACATCTCATTGTTAACATCATGATGTTTAAACTGACCTTTGTACCTTGACAGTAGGCTATGCAAACGACCTTGTATGGCAGCCATCAAGTGGTGTCCATGCAATGATCGAAGCCACGGCTGCACTGAATCTTCCACTTCCCAAAATAAGCAGTGGCCACGGACTTGTATGTTATGTTTCTGACAAAATTTAAGCAACTCATCAGAATCTTTATAATTTAGCTTTCCTTGTTCCGCCTCTGTCCAGTACCACTTCAGTTCATTCTCAAATACACCCCAATTGAAATTCTTCACGAAGAAATCAGCAAGATCCTCATTCTCGATGTTACTTCTGTTTATGCATGATCCAAATGCAAAACTGTTCTCGGTTTGTTGTATCTTGAGAGCTGAACCAAAAACATTTGCGGCATTTGATCCTTGGAACTTCAGAACAATATCACGCTTCCTTACCTATCAGAAAATTAATATAACATTTCTCAATATCATCGCTGTTATAACCAGTCAATGGATGATGCGCAGAAGAAAGTTTACAGTTTATTGACGATTTTGAGAAAAACATGAAATCTTAGTATGTTCATCCTAACATAAAAAAAATTGagggggtgtgagtttcaccttgTCTGATTTGTCCTTAAGATAATCAAAACGTGCTTTCCTATCAACTGCATAAATTTGTAGGCCCATAACTCTGATATCAACACCCGAAGGAGGACCCTGAACATATGCAATAACTTTGGATGGTTGTTTTTCAAGCTTGAATGCTCCTTTGATTTCATACCATTGGTCCCCATCAGCTTCCACTTGCCCACCATTAAGCCATTGGTCATCTACACCAAGACAAACATTGACATGGTGTCGGCCATGTCCTCCAGCTCCAGTGCGTACCCAGGCAGATACTCTGTAGGTAGTGTGCAGCCTTAGCTTGTCAGTTATTACCTGAGAAGGCCCCATCCACACAGCGGTGCGATTTGTAGCAACGATATAGCGACCACTTATATGCTGCTGACTCGAGGGGTCCTTCAAGATGGAAGCTAGCAGATGGGGTGATTCCGTGTGGACACTCAATCGACATGATCCCATGGGACTCCACCCAGCAAGCCCATGAGAGAAAGCGCTGTTCTGCATAATATTAGCTCCATACAAAACATTCTGCAATACAAGAAAACATCATTCCATTAAAAAAAAGAATACTAGAGTAAGAAACGAAAAGAAATGTATTTTCATCTATGCAATCATGATTAATGATTTGTTGTTCTTTATTTGCTTGCAAATCATGGTCCATGATTGAGAAACATTTACCAAAATAACTATTGTCTGCACACGAGTTGAGTCATTTGATGACTCACTCCTAGGAGATGTAATTGAATAAATTAATTAGCTTACGAACCTCAATTTTTGGGCGTGGAGCAGCCTGAAGTTTTCTTGCCggagatagaacaaggccgtccacAAGGATGTCAATTCCTGCAGGTGGCCCCTCTATAAAAAGGACAGCTTTGGAGAAGGGAGCATGAAGGAGCAACTTCCCTTTCAAATGTGTCCAGCGCTTATCAGAGGCCTGGTTTCTTTGGtaaaaatatataaaaaaaagTAGTAAACCAGTGGTATCTATAACCCCTATAAGATAACATTGTCAAATGAAGCGTGTAAATAATAAAATGAACACTTACTTTGAAATGCACAGATATTGTTCACGGCCATTTTCTTGTACCCACAAAGTAGCACGAACTTCAGTCTCATTAGCACTTCCAAATATGCGAACATGAGAACTGATCTCGTAAGAGACTTTTCTTTGCACTCTGCCTGTGATATCTTGCTGTATGCCATTCCAACTGTGGATCCGTCCAGTTGCTGAAGCAAAGTAGTTGCCACTTACGGGCTTTACATTCCCATATGCAGTGAACTCATGCCTGCAGATATTGCATCCTCTTCCAGACCAACTGCTTAACCCTTCTATAAACTGAGGATTCTTAATAACAGTCTCGATTCCACTTGGTGATTGAACATCCTTCAAATGATAGATTAAAAGTTCATAcgcattgcaaaaaaaaaaatacttaCGCTTGCATACCAGAAGTATAAAAATAAATAGATCAGAAGATGAATATACAGCTAAATGAGCAAGATAACTAGTGCTGAAATCTGTGAAACTAATATATGAACACTTAGTGTAGTCAATCTTTGCACCAAAAGTACTAAATGTAACTAGTTTCCTAAAGACCGTCAGAACTCCTCAACTGCTCGAGCATAGCATGCTGCAAATTCTAGATAAACCTAACATCTGAGAAACATACAACAGGTTATCAAACTGAATCATATAATATATTGCTCAGGAATGGGTTAAGGAAATGCACACAGAAAGCATTCACCTTTGACTGCTTATGTTCAGATCTAGTAATAGTAACAGAATCAATAATAAGATCCACCCCACCAGGAGGTCCTTCAAGGTAAAAGACCACACATTTTGGCATATTTGTCAAAGAAAAAGAGCCTTCCAACTTCTCCCACTTTTCTTTTGAGGCTAACACCCTGTCATGTCAGGTTCTGTCACGAGTTAGGGGTGGAAACTCGTGAGGAAATAATTTTGGTGTTGAATAACTTCAAAGCATTACCTTCCAATAGAACTGTAGTGTGCTGGTTCATCTGGATTTTGCAACCTCATGGTTGCTTTTACTTCAGCTTTACCATGGATATTCCCATCAACTCTGACATACGCTGAAACTGAATAAGCAGTGCCGGTTGATACTCTATCTGTAATATCTTGTTCAAGACCTTGCCATTGTTGAGTTCTTTTTGAAACAACAGCATAATTTTCTCCTGAGCTCCCTTTAATACCATCAAGGAAACCGGACCATTGTGATGCCACATATGCATGACAGTGGATAGGACGCCATGAATGAAGGCCTTCGGAAAAATTACAATTTAAAATGATGTTTGTTGTTCCACCAATCGATGATGTCTTCCTCTCTGTTTTCTGCAGAAATTTGTAGTAAAAATGAGACAACAAAGAATCTAATCAATTGGCAGTATAGAACTAGCTGATGTTAAGAACAAAATAGTATATGATGTACACATACTATGGTGGAATAGATCTAGTAGATGCACTCGAAGGCTAACGAAATGTATTTTGGCTGTACGGTCTCAGAAATTAGTTTCAGCAGACAATACTATTTCCTTTTCTAGAAGCACTGGTAAATGTGGTGCCAACCAATTAACATGACGCTATATCAGATTTGCAGGATATGATTGCCTCTCTTTGTTAGTAATATACAAGATTGGTTCACAGACCCAAAATATAGAAGAGTTGACAACATACCATGCAGGATATGGTAACTGAATCTATGAGCAAGTCTACACCAGCAGGGGGGCCTTCAAGATAAAATACCAAACGTCTTGGTATTGTTGTAAGCTCAAATGAACCTTCCAACTTCTCCCAGCGTTCTCGCGAGGCCGAAATCCTGGTCAAACAGCTTCTTTAAATAAACAAATGACACTGATGTAAGTATGATATAAGACAACTGACAGCACCTTCCAGTTGAAGTACCTTGCAACAGAGCGGTAGTTGGCAGAAGATCCCTCGTCCTCAAGTTTTAGCGTGGCCTGGACCCCAACAGGCTCATGAAGTTCCCCATGAACTCTGACATGGGCATTTACAACGTATTTCGTACCAATGCCAATGTTTTCTGTTAAATCCTGCTCAAGTCCTTGCCAAGTCTGCGTGCGATTAGTAAGTACAACATACTTAGACCCTGAATGTGGCCTTATACCATTATGGTAACCAGATCCTTCAACAGCCACAAATGCATGGCAACCGttaggatgccatgaagatagatCTTGAGAAAAATCACTGTTTGGTAGAATGTTCTCCATGATAACTTTGTCAGAAGAAGTGTGGTCCTCCTCTCCCTGCTCAACATTGCATAAATAAGTAGTATGTCAAATCCAGTGTCTTGAGCCACAAGAGGAACGATAGAATGCAGAGATTCTGGTATTACGTAAAGAAGAGCAGAGACGTGGCTTGTACAACCGACGCATGTCCTCTCCCAATTCCTATCCATGGC
This region of Lolium perenne isolate Kyuss_39 chromosome 2, Kyuss_2.0, whole genome shotgun sequence genomic DNA includes:
- the LOC127333601 gene encoding endo-1,4-beta-xylanase 1 isoform X2, giving the protein MENILPNSDFSQDLSSWHPNGCHAFVAVEGSGYHNGIRPHSGSKYVVLTNRTQTWQGLEQDLTENIGIGTKYVVNAHVRVHGELHEPVGVQATLKLEDEGSSANYRSVARISASRERWEKLEGSFELTTIPRRLVFYLEGPPAGVDLLIDSVTISCMKTERKTSSIGGTTNIILNCNFSEGLHSWRPIHCHAYVASQWSGFLDGIKGSSGENYAVVSKRTQQWQGLEQDITDRVSTGTAYSVSAYVRVDGNIHGKAEVKATMRLQNPDEPAHYSSIGRVLASKEKWEKLEGSFSLTNMPKCVVFYLEGPPGGVDLIIDSVTITRSEHKQSKDVQSPSGIETVIKNPQFIEGLSSWSGRGCNICRHEFTAYGNVKPVSGNYFASATGRIHSWNGIQQDITGRVQRKVSYEISSHVRIFGSANETEVRATLWVQENGREQYLCISKNQASDKRWTHLKGKLLLHAPFSKAVLFIEGPPAGIDILVDGLVLSPARKLQAAPRPKIENVLYGANIMQNSAFSHGLAGWSPMGSCRLSVHTESPHLLASILKDPSSQQHISGRYIVATNRTAVWMGPSQVITDKLRLHTTYRVSAWVRTGAGGHGRHHVNVCLGVDDQWLNGGQVEADGDQWYEIKGAFKLEKQPSKVIAYVQGPPSGVDIRVMGLQIYAVDRKARFDYLKDKSDKVRKRDIVLKFQGSNAANVFGSALKIQQTENSFAFGSCINRSNIENEDLADFFVKNFNWGVFENELKWYWTEAEQGKLNYKDSDELLKFCQKHNIQVRGHCLFWEVEDSVQPWLRSLHGHHLMAAIQGRLHSLLSRYKGQFKHHDVNNEMLHGSFYQDRLGRDIRAHMFREAHKLDPSAVLFVNDYNVEDGCDSKSTPEKFIEQIVDLQERGAPVGGIGVQGHISHPVGDIICDSLDKLAILGLPIWITELDVSAENEHIRADDFEVCLRECFAHPAVEGVVLWGFWEAFMFREHAHLVDADGTINEAGKRYLAMKKEWLTQTNGDIDYHGEFKFRGYHGSYTVEIATPSGKVSRSFVVGKENPVQVVTLNI
- the LOC127333601 gene encoding endo-1,4-beta-xylanase 1 isoform X1: MMRRCGLLSFLCRPRRGGRAASLLPNPDPPPTEPKGEEDHTSSDKVIMENILPNSDFSQDLSSWHPNGCHAFVAVEGSGYHNGIRPHSGSKYVVLTNRTQTWQGLEQDLTENIGIGTKYVVNAHVRVHGELHEPVGVQATLKLEDEGSSANYRSVARISASRERWEKLEGSFELTTIPRRLVFYLEGPPAGVDLLIDSVTISCMKTERKTSSIGGTTNIILNCNFSEGLHSWRPIHCHAYVASQWSGFLDGIKGSSGENYAVVSKRTQQWQGLEQDITDRVSTGTAYSVSAYVRVDGNIHGKAEVKATMRLQNPDEPAHYSSIGRVLASKEKWEKLEGSFSLTNMPKCVVFYLEGPPGGVDLIIDSVTITRSEHKQSKDVQSPSGIETVIKNPQFIEGLSSWSGRGCNICRHEFTAYGNVKPVSGNYFASATGRIHSWNGIQQDITGRVQRKVSYEISSHVRIFGSANETEVRATLWVQENGREQYLCISKNQASDKRWTHLKGKLLLHAPFSKAVLFIEGPPAGIDILVDGLVLSPARKLQAAPRPKIENVLYGANIMQNSAFSHGLAGWSPMGSCRLSVHTESPHLLASILKDPSSQQHISGRYIVATNRTAVWMGPSQVITDKLRLHTTYRVSAWVRTGAGGHGRHHVNVCLGVDDQWLNGGQVEADGDQWYEIKGAFKLEKQPSKVIAYVQGPPSGVDIRVMGLQIYAVDRKARFDYLKDKSDKVRKRDIVLKFQGSNAANVFGSALKIQQTENSFAFGSCINRSNIENEDLADFFVKNFNWGVFENELKWYWTEAEQGKLNYKDSDELLKFCQKHNIQVRGHCLFWEVEDSVQPWLRSLHGHHLMAAIQGRLHSLLSRYKGQFKHHDVNNEMLHGSFYQDRLGRDIRAHMFREAHKLDPSAVLFVNDYNVEDGCDSKSTPEKFIEQIVDLQERGAPVGGIGVQGHISHPVGDIICDSLDKLAILGLPIWITELDVSAENEHIRADDFEVCLRECFAHPAVEGVVLWGFWEAFMFREHAHLVDADGTINEAGKRYLAMKKEWLTQTNGDIDYHGEFKFRGYHGSYTVEIATPSGKVSRSFVVGKENPVQVVTLNI